A DNA window from Hydrogenothermus marinus contains the following coding sequences:
- a CDS encoding GTP-binding protein, which produces MAKEKFVREKEHVNVGTIGHVDHGKTTLTA; this is translated from the coding sequence ATGGCTAAGGAAAAATTTGTCAGAGAAAAAGAGCACGTAAACGTAGGTACAATAGGACACGTAGACCACGGGAAAACAACATTAACAGCA